The Chryseobacterium shigense genome segment CAGGGCTGGACAGATGGCAAAAGGGAATTACAGCTGCCGGACATTATGAAAGAATGGATGTTACCAATACACAGCTGGTAAGACAGGTAATCAAAGACTATGAGATTACAACGGTTTACCATCTGGCTTCTCTTTTATCCGGGACTTCAGAAAAGCAGCCGGTTTTTGCCTGGAAACTGAACCTTGAACCTCTTCTTCATTTTTGTGAAATGGCAAAGGAAGGGCTTCTTAAAAAGATCTTCTGGCCAAGCTCAATTGCTGTATTTGGAAAAGGAATTCCAAAACATGATGTAGCTCAGGATGTGGTTTTGAATCCTACAACGGTTTACGGGATCTCCAAAATGGCAGGAGAGAAGTGGTGCGAATATTATTTCGATAAGTATGGAGTAGATGTAAGAAGTATCAGGTATCCGGGGCTTATTTCATGGAAGACTCCGGCGGGAGGCGGCACAACGGATTATGCTGTAGAGATTTTTTATGAAGCGATAGAAGAGGGAAAATATACAAGCTTCATTTCTGAAAACACCGGAATGCCGATGCTGTATATGGACGATGCTATCAATGCAACATTACAATTAATGGAAGCTCCAAAGGAAAATCTTACAGTCCGTTCTTCATATAATTTAGGAGGAATGTCATTTACGCCGAAAGAACTGGCCGAAGAAATCAAGAAAGAAATCCCTGATTTTTCAATCGATTATCAGCCGGATTTCAGACAGGCAATTGCAGATTCCTGGCCGGCTTCAATTGATGATTCCGTAGCAAAAAAAGACTGGGGACTGACCTATGATTTCGGAATTTCTGAAATGACGAAGGATATGATTACGAATCTTAAAGTGAAATTAAATAAAAATTAATCACTTAAAGTTAAAGTTTAAATAAAAATTACTTTAACATTTGATTTTTAATTGATTATAAATATTATCTAAAATTTAATTTAAATGATTTTACTAACTTTTAACATCTTAAATATTGAGGCTGAGGCAAAAAACGGGTCGGAAATTTCTGATGTGGAAAGACTGAAAATTGCAGAAGATAATACAAAAGCTATTCTTCGGATTTTAGATATTCATGATATCAAAGCAAGCTTTTTTGTGGAGATTTCCATCGCAGAAAAACTGCAGGACTTAATAAAAGCAATTTCATCCAAAGGGCATGAAATTGCTTTTTATAATAAGAGCTCTTCTCTTCCCGAAATTGAAGAAGTTAAAAAGAACATTCAGGGTTTTCTGGAAAAACAGATCAGGGGAATCAGGCAGAAAGATTTCAAATTGCCCCAGGAAAATCTGAAATCTCTGGAATTTAATTATGTTTCCAATATTGATAATGCAGATATTCTTTTTCCGTTCAAAAGGCTGAAAAGAGATACGGAGATCAATGAAGAGGATGGCCTGAGTATTGTCCCTGAAAGTATCTCACCTTACAGTCAGTTGCCATATAATGATTTTGTCTTCCAGATCCTGCCGATGAAGTATTATCAGAGCATGGTTTTTGAAACGCTGAAGAAGGATGATTTTGTATTGATTTATCTTAATTCCTGGCAGTTTACAGATTTTAAAAAATACAGGTTTGATATTCCGTTTTACAGAAGTCTGTTTTCAGGTAAAAAAATGGAAGACAAGCTGGATGCGCTCCTTAGCTGGATTAACGAACATGATATGGCTACTTCGCGTATGAAGGATTATATTTTTTAGGTTCTTCCTTCAGGTTTTATACAATTTTATACTCTCGCAGATTTAGCGGATTAAGCAGATGTTTGTGTTATAATTTTGGATGCATTCATTTTTAAAATATGAGTGTATTATTAAGCCTGTTTACCAATCATTATTGTAATATCCATAAACATCTGCTTAATCCGCTAAATCTGGAGAGATTATTTTAAGACAGTTCAAAAAGCGTAATTTCCGGCAGTACCCCAACTCTTCCGGGATATCCCAGAACTCCAAAACCTCTGTTGACATAAAGCATTTTTCCTTCGCTTTCATACAAATCAGCCCATTTTGGATAGCGGTACTGTACTGGCGACCATTTTATATTTTTTAAGTCTAAACCGAACTGCATCCCATGTGTATGTCCTGAAAGTGTCAGGTGGATGTTTCCCGGATGTTTTTTTACCACATAATCGAAATGGGTAGGGTCGTGGCTCATTAAAATTTTCGGGGCAGATTCCGGTACACCTTTTAAGGCATCATCAATTTTTCCGAATTGAGGGAAAGGCTTAAGTCCCCAGTTTTCAACGCCGAGAATATAAAGTTTTTCTCCGTTTCTGTCAATTACCCTGTTTTCGTTTCTTAACATGTCAAAACCGGCCTGTCTTTCGTATTCTATAAGCGTTTCGAGATTTTTCTTCTTGGCATCAGGAGAGGTCCATGATACATAATCGCCGTAATCGTGGTTTCCTAATACTGCAAACTTGCCGTCTTTTGCTCTGATCTTTGAAAATAACGGGATAAAAGGCTTGAATTCATCCGAAATATTATTCACCATATCTCCTGTAAAAAGAACAAGATCCGGGTCCTGTTCATTGATGAGATCAATGGCGTGCTGTAATTTGGATGGATCAGAAAAACTTCCGCTGTGAACATCTGAGATCTGGATTACCTTATAGCCTTTAAAGTTTTTTGAAAGACCAGGTAGTTTTACCTTTATTTTTCTTACAGTATGTCTGTATTTCCCGAATGTAATCCCATCAATAAACAGGGCAGACAGAACTCCGCCAAGACCTAAACCTACCATACTCAGGAATTTTCTTCTTTCCGGGAAGAAGTTTTCTTTTGGTTGAGTTAATCCTATCAGGTATCCGCCGGTTCTGAAGATATCATCAATTAATAAAAACAGGACTACGAAAATTTTAGGTAAAATAAAGATCAGGAATAACGAAATCATGATCTGTGCCCTTACAGTGCTCCTGTCTGATCTTTGGAAATGAGTAACCTCATAGGCAAAAATCCCATAGACGGTTAAAGATATGACCCAATATCCGAGTCTTATCCAGAAATTATCAGTTAATGTTCTTACAGCCTGATAGATATAAACTTCCAAAAACAGGAAGATTCCGGCAATAATTAAAAAATTTCTTTGCATAATAAAATCTAAAAAAGCACAAAGAATCTCCCTGTGCTTTATATTTTTTTTGTTAAATCAAATATTTTTAAGGAAATCTGTAAACGATAGCATTGATGTTCATCCCGGCACCTACCGAAGTCATCACAATGTTACCTTTATCCTTAAACGTTTGACCATCCATTTTTCCTTTAATTATTAAATCATACATGGTAGGAATGGTTGCTACAGAGGTATTTCCCAGGTTCTGGATCGTCATAGGGGAGATGGAATGATCGTAATCTTTCACATCATAAAGCTTGTGAAGTCTCTCAATCATCGCGTAATCCATTTTTGCATTGGCCTGGTGGATTAATATTTTGTCGATGTTTTCGATGGAAAGTCCGGCTTCTTCAATCGTTTCTTTAATGGCTACAGGGACATTTTTAAGCGCATACTCATAAATTTTTCTTCCCTGCATTCTTACAAACAAACGGGTTTGATCAGCATCTTTATTGATGGAAGGCCCGTTAGCCAGATAATTCAGTTCAGGTCCGTTATCACAGATTGTATTGTGAGCGATGATTCCTACATTTTCATCATCAGTAGCCTTTACTACCACAGCACCCGCACCGTCTGCAAAAATCATTCTGTTTCTGTCGTACGGATCTGTTACACGGCTTAATGTTTCTCCACCGATAACCAAAATTGTTTTTGCCGTTTTAGCTTTAATTAAATTGTCTGCCAGAATCATTGCTTCCACCCATCCCGGACAACCGAAAAGCATATCATAGGTTACACATTTTCTGTTTTTAATACCTAATTTATTCTTTACTCTTGCGGCCATAGTAGGCATGAAATCAGCATATCCGTTTGCCGTAACTTCCCCAAAGTTGCTGGCATAAATGATGTAATCCAGTTCTTCGCCGTCTATTTTAGCGTTTTCAATAGCTATTTTAGCGGCCTCGTATCCGATCTGTGAGTTGGAAAGACCGTCTTCAATAAATCTTCTGTTTTCTATTTCAGTAATTTCTACAAACTTCGCGATAGTTTCTTCAGCAGGTTTTTCAATCTTAACTCCGTCTTCAGTGTAAAACTCAGAATCCATAAAATAATCTCTACCAATAACTCTGTTAGGAATATAGGATCCGGAACCAATAATGATCGTATTCGGCATTCGTTTATATGATTTTTTTTAAAGATGCAAAGTTAATAATTAATATTAATAACGGAGAATTAAAAATATTATTAAATTTGCAAAAATTGTACTTTACAATCGTATGAAAAACAACTCGTCCTTAAAAGGCTTACTTATTGCAGCTGTGGTGTTTATCGTTGCCTTTGGGGTATACTTCTTTATTTTAGCCAAGAAAAATTATTTTGTAGTAGATAATCCCACTCCTAACACCTATTATTTTAAAATTAATAATGGTTCTGAGGGAATTATCTCTGCTGGGCAGTATGTTCATGTGGATGTGAAACAAGGGAAAAATTCGATTAAGGTTTTTGACCAGCATAAGAAAATGCTGTATGATTCTGCGTTTGAAGTAAATAAAATACGCGGGCTGATTAATATTGCCCATCAGGATTATTATATCAATGACCAATATTATGGATATAATCTAAAAAAAGATTCACTACTTTTGGCCCTTGACAAAGTTACCATAGACGGAAAAGATTATTTCGGAGGAGCAAAGCATTTCAATAAGCTTTACACCGAAGATTTTTATTATAATGTGGATGAAGATTACGATAAGGTGATCAAAAACATCCAGAAAGTGGAATCCAGATCAAAGATTTTCAGAAAGCAGGATTTCCTGAATTATTACAAAGAATATTACAAGTTTTAAGTTTTGACAAAAGATATTACCAAAGTTACTCCCTATAATTCCGAGGCTACCAAAAAAAGCCAGGTAGAGGATATGTTCGACAATATTGCACCGAAGTATGACCTTCTGAACCATGTTTTATCTATGAAAATTGATGTTCTGTGGAGAAATACATTGGTGAAAATGATGAAAAAAGACAATCCGCAGGAAGTGCTGGATGTGGCTACAGGAACGGGAGATTTAGCAATTACCATTGAAAAAGGAACCGATGCAAAAGTAATTGGTTTAGATTTATCACAACAAATGCTGAATGTTGGCGTTATTAAAATAAAAAAACTTAAATTAGACGGCAAAATTTCCATGCAAAAAGGAGATGCGGAAAATTTACCTTTCGAGGACAATAGATTCGATGCTGTTTCCGTTGCATTTGGAGTGAGGAATTTTGAAAACCTTACCAAAGGTTTGGCAGAATTAAGAAGAGTAGTTAAAGATAACAAGAGTGTTTATATACTGGAGTTTTCAAAGGTTGAGGGGTTCTTAGGACCATTTTATATGTTTTATTTCAAAAATATATTACCTGCCATTGGCAGACTGGTTTCCAAAGATAATAGGGCATATACATACCTTCCGGATTCTGTAAATGCTTTTCCTTTCGGGGAAAAGATGAAACAAATTCTTTTAGATACAGGATTTAAGAAAGTAGAATATAAAAAGCTAAGTTTAGGTATAGCTACAATTTATAAAGCAACAAAGTAACCTATGAATAAATTTCTATTAAGAGCACTGGTTTTAGCCTCAGTCAATATTGCCGTTTTTGCAGACGCACAATTCAGAACCCGAAACAGAATGGATAAGTTGGAAGACTTTGACGAGCAGAAATTCAGTTGGGGTTTTTATTTGAACGGCAACAGGCTAGACTACCGTATTGTCCTTCATCCAAGGTATGGTTCGGAGGGGAATCAGAATCTTGTTAAATCTAAAGAAAGCTACAGTTTCGGTGCAGGTTTGATCGCCAAATGGAGACTGAACGACTATCTGGATTTAAGATTGGAACCAGGCTTGCAATTTGCTCAGAGGCAATTGATTTTTGATACCCAGTCTAATGACCAGTATGCGGCAGGAACATTAACGAACCCGCCTTTTACTCCAATTCCTTTGACTGATAAAGATAAAACAAGAGATATCAAATCCACGTTGGTAGACGTTCCTGTATTATTGGAGCTTCACGGTAACAGATGGTATAACTCCAGACCTTATATTGCGGCTGGTGTGAACTACATTGTGAACCTTCAGTCCAATTCAGATTCCGAGGATGATAACCTTCAGCAGGTTTTCAGATCCACCACGCACAACTTTGCATGGTCGGCTGAAATGGGGATTCAGTTTTACTTTAATAAATTTAAGCTTACCCCTGCGATCAGAGGAACATTCTTCATGAACAACGAGAAAGTGGCGGATAATGCAAATACACCTCCGTACTGGGCAACAGCAATGTCTACGCTTCAGACAAGAGCTGTAATGTTTGTTCTGAAATTCGAATAAGAAAATACAGCAATAAAATATAAAAGGAGATGTTTATGCATCTCCTTTTTTCGTACTTAATCAAAATATAGGGACTTTTATTTTTGTTACTGTTATTATTTTTTTACTTTTGCTATTAGTTAGAATATAGAAAACCTGAAATGCTTCAAGATTTAGAAAATAATTTTTCAGAATTAGAGAAAAAGATTTTGCTTTTACAAAAGAACTATAAAAATCTTACTGAAAGATTATCTGAATTAACTGTTGAGCATGAAGATCTGAAGAAGAAATATGATGAGGAAAGAAAAAGAAATCAGGTATTAGCAGAAGAACAGAAAAATATAAAACTTTATTCAGCAATATCAGGAAACCCTGAACACAACAGATTAATGAAAAACCATATCAACAGATTGGTTAAAGAAATTGATTTCTGTATTGCACAGCTTCAAAACAGTGGATTATAATGGATGTAAGAAGAATAACCATCAACATTGCAGGAAGGGTATATCCGCTGAACGTACCGGCCGCAGAGGAAGAAACTCTGCGTAAAGTAGGAAAGCAGATTGAAAGTATGATTAAAGATTTTGAACAGAACTTCGATGTAAGAGACAAACAGGATGCTTTGGCCATGTGTGCCCTGAAATTGGGAACCAATGCTGAAGTAGTTTCTCTGAACTACGAAAAAAATATAAATTCTACCAACGAAAGATTAGTGAAGATTAATCAGTCGTTGAATGAAATTGGGAAATAGATTTTTTTCCCATCAAGACTGCCTACAATAATTCTAACACATTTAAGGTAAACTCAACGCTAAACAATTACCGAGCAAATGTCCGCTGAATGGCGTGCCGGATTTCCGGATTACAGACAGTGGAAATCAGTTCAAATCGTGTTGATTAGGAGTTTACTCTCAATCCCTGAATTGTTGTAGGTTTTTTTTATTTAGATAAGTGTAAG includes the following:
- a CDS encoding NAD-dependent epimerase/dehydratase family protein, whose amino-acid sequence is MESYTERILITGALGQIGTELTNRLVEIHGADNVVASGLDRWQKGITAAGHYERMDVTNTQLVRQVIKDYEITTVYHLASLLSGTSEKQPVFAWKLNLEPLLHFCEMAKEGLLKKIFWPSSIAVFGKGIPKHDVAQDVVLNPTTVYGISKMAGEKWCEYYFDKYGVDVRSIRYPGLISWKTPAGGGTTDYAVEIFYEAIEEGKYTSFISENTGMPMLYMDDAINATLQLMEAPKENLTVRSSYNLGGMSFTPKELAEEIKKEIPDFSIDYQPDFRQAIADSWPASIDDSVAKKDWGLTYDFGISEMTKDMITNLKVKLNKN
- a CDS encoding polysaccharide deacetylase family protein, translated to MILLTFNILNIEAEAKNGSEISDVERLKIAEDNTKAILRILDIHDIKASFFVEISIAEKLQDLIKAISSKGHEIAFYNKSSSLPEIEEVKKNIQGFLEKQIRGIRQKDFKLPQENLKSLEFNYVSNIDNADILFPFKRLKRDTEINEEDGLSIVPESISPYSQLPYNDFVFQILPMKYYQSMVFETLKKDDFVLIYLNSWQFTDFKKYRFDIPFYRSLFSGKKMEDKLDALLSWINEHDMATSRMKDYIF
- a CDS encoding metallophosphoesterase; amino-acid sequence: MQRNFLIIAGIFLFLEVYIYQAVRTLTDNFWIRLGYWVISLTVYGIFAYEVTHFQRSDRSTVRAQIMISLFLIFILPKIFVVLFLLIDDIFRTGGYLIGLTQPKENFFPERRKFLSMVGLGLGGVLSALFIDGITFGKYRHTVRKIKVKLPGLSKNFKGYKVIQISDVHSGSFSDPSKLQHAIDLINEQDPDLVLFTGDMVNNISDEFKPFIPLFSKIRAKDGKFAVLGNHDYGDYVSWTSPDAKKKNLETLIEYERQAGFDMLRNENRVIDRNGEKLYILGVENWGLKPFPQFGKIDDALKGVPESAPKILMSHDPTHFDYVVKKHPGNIHLTLSGHTHGMQFGLDLKNIKWSPVQYRYPKWADLYESEGKMLYVNRGFGVLGYPGRVGVLPEITLFELS
- a CDS encoding 3-oxoacyl-ACP synthase III family protein translates to MPNTIIIGSGSYIPNRVIGRDYFMDSEFYTEDGVKIEKPAEETIAKFVEITEIENRRFIEDGLSNSQIGYEAAKIAIENAKIDGEELDYIIYASNFGEVTANGYADFMPTMAARVKNKLGIKNRKCVTYDMLFGCPGWVEAMILADNLIKAKTAKTILVIGGETLSRVTDPYDRNRMIFADGAGAVVVKATDDENVGIIAHNTICDNGPELNYLANGPSINKDADQTRLFVRMQGRKIYEYALKNVPVAIKETIEEAGLSIENIDKILIHQANAKMDYAMIERLHKLYDVKDYDHSISPMTIQNLGNTSVATIPTMYDLIIKGKMDGQTFKDKGNIVMTSVGAGMNINAIVYRFP
- the ubiE gene encoding bifunctional demethylmenaquinone methyltransferase/2-methoxy-6-polyprenyl-1,4-benzoquinol methylase UbiE; translated protein: MTKDITKVTPYNSEATKKSQVEDMFDNIAPKYDLLNHVLSMKIDVLWRNTLVKMMKKDNPQEVLDVATGTGDLAITIEKGTDAKVIGLDLSQQMLNVGVIKIKKLKLDGKISMQKGDAENLPFEDNRFDAVSVAFGVRNFENLTKGLAELRRVVKDNKSVYILEFSKVEGFLGPFYMFYFKNILPAIGRLVSKDNRAYTYLPDSVNAFPFGEKMKQILLDTGFKKVEYKKLSLGIATIYKATK
- a CDS encoding porin family protein translates to MNKFLLRALVLASVNIAVFADAQFRTRNRMDKLEDFDEQKFSWGFYLNGNRLDYRIVLHPRYGSEGNQNLVKSKESYSFGAGLIAKWRLNDYLDLRLEPGLQFAQRQLIFDTQSNDQYAAGTLTNPPFTPIPLTDKDKTRDIKSTLVDVPVLLELHGNRWYNSRPYIAAGVNYIVNLQSNSDSEDDNLQQVFRSTTHNFAWSAEMGIQFYFNKFKLTPAIRGTFFMNNEKVADNANTPPYWATAMSTLQTRAVMFVLKFE
- a CDS encoding cell division protein ZapA, translated to MDVRRITINIAGRVYPLNVPAAEEETLRKVGKQIESMIKDFEQNFDVRDKQDALAMCALKLGTNAEVVSLNYEKNINSTNERLVKINQSLNEIGK